One genomic window of Onychostoma macrolepis isolate SWU-2019 chromosome 25, ASM1243209v1, whole genome shotgun sequence includes the following:
- the tmem138 gene encoding transmembrane protein 138, with translation MLQTNNYSLVLLIQLALLTFDLFVNSFSELLRAAPVIQLVLFIIQDIGILFNVIIILLMMFNTYVFQVGLVSLLLERFRALLILSALYLTLSICFHCWVMNLRWMESNRFVWTDGLQVLFVFQRLAAVLYYYFYKRTTEYLGDPRLYEDSPWLRDAFARARQ, from the exons ATGCTCCAGACCAATAACTACTCGCTGGTGCTGCTGATCCAGCTGGCactgctgacctttgacctgttCGTCAACTCCTTCAGTGAACTGCTGCGGGCCGCACCGGTCATACAGCTCGTGCTCTTCAT AATCCAGGACATCGGCATCCTGTTTAACGTGATCATCATTCTTCTCATGATGTTCAACACATACGTGTTCCAGGTGGGGCTGGTGTCGCTGTTACTGGAGAGATTCCGAGCGCTGCTGATTCTGTCTGCACTCTACCTGACTCTCAGCATCTGCTTTCACTGCTGGGTCAtg AACCTGAGGTGGATGGAGTCCAATCGTTTCGTGTGGACGGACGGTCTGCAGGTTCTCTTTGTGTTCCAGAGACTGG CTGCGGTGTTGTATTACTACTTCTACAAACGCACAACCGAGTATCTGGGAGACCCCAGACTTTACGAAGATTCCCCGTGGCTCCGTGACGCTTTCGCTAGAGCGCGACAGTGA